The following are encoded in a window of Rubellicoccus peritrichatus genomic DNA:
- a CDS encoding PEP-CTERM sorting domain-containing protein, translating into MNSTATTFRTLLLTCALITSFVSSIRSYAVTFTWQEDSGTLNGLFTDAAHWTPGGGPPGAPDDAVINFDNSGVAYTVSINGTIRSLNNLTLSSADAILAINATTAGSGLTVANGFTNSGTIRLDGNNDTGEAAFLTITTGSLTNDGTFDFDSSSDSLDFTGGLINNGSVNIRDAGVDFNGGSANQFTNNAVFTIENTGSLTIDNSNETFTQAGGTLVNDGAFNMTNATFVFSGGNVTGNTLALGSNADLEIAGTGTGSLDVTFTGAGHDFTGDVHSGQQILIQSTTASATVTSASGFTNDGTIILDGNNDTGETSSLILTSGSLTNNGALTFDTSSDVIAFTGGLINNGTVAVSDAGVALNGGAANQFTNNSAFTINSGASIVIDNASETFTQAAGTLANDGSFNITNASFIFSGGNVTGNTLNFGSNSDLEITGTGTGSLDVTFTGAGHDFTGDLHSGQQLLIQSTTASATVTSASSFINDGTIILDGNNDTGETSSLILTTGSLTNNGALTFDSSSDAIAFTGGLINNGTVAVSDAGVALNGGAANQFTNNSAFTINSGASIVIDNASETFTQAAGTLANNGSFDITNATFVFSGGNVTGNTLNFGSNSDLEITGTGTGSLDVTFTGAGHDFTGDVHAGQQLLIQTTTASATVTSASGFTNDGTIILDGNTDVGETSSLILTTGSLTNNGTLTFDTSSDAIAFTGGLINNGIVTVGDAGVALNGGAVNQFTNNAAFTINSGASIFIDNSSETFTQANGTLANNGAFNMTSATFEYTGGTITGNAISLGTNADLDLQHDGAGVFTFTNGGHDLSGNVAAAQTINITATTANATVTAANGFTNAGTINFNGNTDVGETAQLTVSSGTLNNTGTINFNSTQDSHNLIATLANSGTVTVNDFGVAITGTFTNESGGTVMGAGSFAVSGGDFINNGTIAPGNSIGTLTINDNVDNSSTSVLTLELATGPTNDLLVVNGSFEIDGELELTLLGGYIPGISDVFTVVQASSILGSIGDFTNVAGDGSFSFLGGTGFARIAGNDIELFDISIVPEPSIAALLIGSCGLLAFLRRRKRG; encoded by the coding sequence ATGAACTCCACTGCTACGACGTTTCGCACGTTGCTCTTAACCTGTGCACTAATCACATCCTTTGTCTCAAGTATTCGTTCTTATGCGGTTACTTTTACTTGGCAGGAGGATTCTGGCACACTCAATGGCTTGTTTACGGATGCAGCACATTGGACTCCGGGCGGAGGGCCTCCGGGAGCCCCTGATGACGCCGTGATCAATTTTGATAATAGTGGTGTGGCCTATACTGTCAGTATTAACGGCACCATTCGGAGTTTGAATAATCTAACACTTTCTTCAGCTGATGCCATTTTGGCGATCAATGCAACGACAGCAGGCTCAGGCCTGACAGTGGCAAATGGCTTTACGAATTCAGGAACCATTCGTTTGGATGGAAATAACGACACCGGCGAGGCTGCTTTCCTGACCATAACCACCGGGAGCCTCACGAATGATGGTACATTCGATTTCGATAGCTCAAGTGATTCATTGGATTTTACCGGTGGTCTTATCAACAACGGGTCTGTTAACATTAGAGATGCCGGAGTCGACTTTAACGGCGGAAGCGCAAATCAATTCACCAATAATGCGGTTTTCACTATCGAAAATACAGGGTCATTAACAATTGATAATTCCAATGAGACCTTTACTCAAGCAGGTGGAACACTGGTTAACGATGGCGCTTTTAATATGACAAATGCCACTTTTGTTTTCAGTGGTGGCAACGTCACAGGCAATACTCTGGCTTTAGGGTCGAATGCTGATCTCGAGATTGCAGGGACAGGCACCGGTTCACTCGATGTCACTTTTACGGGTGCGGGTCATGACTTCACCGGTGATGTTCATAGCGGACAGCAAATATTGATTCAGTCGACAACGGCTTCAGCTACAGTGACCTCCGCAAGTGGTTTCACGAATGACGGAACAATTATTCTCGATGGTAATAATGATACAGGTGAAACCTCCAGTTTGATATTAACGAGTGGCAGCTTGACCAACAACGGAGCACTGACCTTTGATACTTCAAGTGATGTAATCGCCTTTACCGGTGGATTGATCAACAACGGAACGGTAGCGGTTAGCGATGCTGGTGTTGCCTTAAATGGAGGAGCTGCGAATCAGTTCACAAACAACTCAGCATTTACGATTAACAGCGGTGCTTCCATTGTCATCGATAATGCGAGTGAGACTTTCACCCAGGCAGCTGGAACACTGGCTAATGATGGGAGTTTCAATATCACAAATGCTAGCTTTATTTTCAGCGGAGGCAATGTCACAGGTAATACATTAAACTTTGGCTCCAACTCTGATCTTGAGATCACGGGAACGGGAACAGGATCACTTGATGTCACTTTTACAGGAGCAGGTCATGACTTTACCGGCGATTTGCATAGTGGTCAGCAACTTCTGATTCAGTCTACCACAGCTTCAGCAACTGTGACTTCGGCGAGTAGTTTTATCAATGATGGTACGATCATCCTCGATGGTAATAATGATACTGGTGAGACCTCCAGCTTGATCTTAACTACAGGCAGTTTGACCAACAACGGAGCGCTAACCTTTGATAGTTCAAGTGATGCAATCGCCTTTACCGGTGGATTGATCAACAACGGAACGGTAGCGGTTAGCGATGCTGGTGTTGCCTTAAATGGAGGAGCTGCGAATCAGTTCACAAACAACTCAGCATTTACTATTAACAGCGGTGCTTCCATTGTCATCGATAATGCGAGTGAGACTTTTACCCAGGCAGCAGGGACACTGGCCAATAATGGCAGTTTTGATATCACAAATGCCACCTTTGTTTTTAGCGGAGGTAATGTCACGGGTAATACATTGAACTTCGGTTCTAACTCAGATCTTGAAATCACGGGAACTGGAACGGGATCATTGGATGTTACTTTCACCGGGGCAGGGCATGACTTCACCGGTGACGTTCATGCCGGTCAGCAACTTCTGATTCAGACGACAACCGCCTCAGCCACGGTGACTTCTGCAAGTGGCTTCACAAATGACGGAACAATTATTCTCGATGGTAATACAGATGTAGGGGAAACCTCCAGTTTGATTTTAACTACAGGCAGTTTGACCAACAATGGCACCCTAACCTTTGATACTTCCAGTGATGCAATCGCTTTTACTGGTGGATTGATCAACAACGGAATCGTAACGGTCGGCGATGCTGGTGTTGCTTTAAATGGTGGTGCGGTAAATCAGTTTACCAATAATGCAGCATTTACGATTAACAGCGGTGCTTCCATTTTTATCGATAACTCTAGTGAGACCTTTACGCAGGCCAATGGAACACTGGCCAACAATGGTGCTTTCAATATGACGAGTGCCACTTTTGAGTATACTGGTGGCACTATCACTGGAAATGCAATCAGCCTGGGGACCAATGCAGATCTCGATTTACAACATGATGGAGCTGGTGTTTTCACTTTCACCAACGGCGGTCATGATTTATCCGGCAATGTTGCAGCAGCTCAAACCATAAATATCACTGCCACAACAGCCAATGCAACAGTCACCGCAGCAAATGGATTCACCAATGCTGGAACCATCAATTTTAATGGCAACACTGATGTTGGCGAAACCGCTCAATTGACCGTCAGTTCAGGCACATTAAATAACACAGGTACCATCAATTTCAATTCGACCCAGGATTCTCACAATCTGATCGCGACTTTAGCAAATTCCGGTACGGTTACCGTCAATGATTTCGGTGTCGCCATTACTGGAACATTCACCAACGAATCCGGTGGAACAGTTATGGGTGCCGGCTCATTTGCTGTAAGTGGTGGTGACTTCATTAATAATGGTACGATTGCTCCCGGCAATTCAATTGGCACCCTGACAATCAACGACAATGTTGATAATAGCTCTACTTCAGTGCTGACGCTTGAGCTGGCTACTGGCCCAACCAACGACCTTCTAGTGGTGAACGGTAGTTTCGAGATAGATGGTGAACTCGAGCTGACTTTGCTTGGCGGCTACATTCCGGGAATCAGTGATGTATTCACTGTTGTTCAGGCAAGCTCTATTCTTGGCTCAATTGGAGATTTCACCAATGTTGCCGGAGATGGATCTTTCAGCTTTCTTGGAGGAACTGGTTTTGCCCGTATTGCAGGAAATGATATTGAATTATTTGATATCTCAATCGTCCCAGAGCCTTCAATAGCCGCTTTGTTAATTGGTTCCTGCGGCTTGCTTGCCTTCCTGCGCCGTCGCAAAAGAGGATAA
- the pyrH gene encoding UMP kinase: MAGDADSETKGKPKYKRIVLKISGEALKGDVTGEVIDGSILQAMADEVKKVHELGVQVGMVVGGGNIFRGQLGEKYRGIDRTTGDHMGMLATAINALALMDCLEKNGVPVRVQSAIPMDKVAEPYIQRRAIRHMEKGRVVIFAAGTGNPYFSTDTTAALRANEIQADVIMKATNVDGVYDKDPAKHNDAVRYDELTFMDALKNRLNVMDSTAFSMCMDNDMPILVFSMAEKNSVIRATLGEEIGTIVHN; encoded by the coding sequence ATGGCTGGTGACGCAGATTCTGAAACAAAGGGAAAACCTAAATATAAACGCATCGTTCTGAAAATCAGTGGTGAAGCTTTGAAAGGTGACGTAACTGGTGAAGTCATCGATGGAAGTATCCTTCAGGCTATGGCTGATGAAGTTAAGAAGGTGCACGAGCTTGGCGTGCAAGTCGGCATGGTTGTTGGCGGAGGCAATATATTCCGTGGTCAATTGGGCGAGAAATATCGCGGCATAGACCGCACCACTGGCGACCATATGGGCATGCTCGCTACTGCAATCAATGCGCTGGCTTTGATGGATTGCCTGGAAAAAAATGGTGTTCCCGTTCGAGTCCAAAGCGCTATTCCGATGGACAAAGTGGCTGAACCGTACATTCAACGCCGTGCCATTCGTCATATGGAAAAAGGCCGCGTGGTTATTTTTGCGGCAGGCACAGGTAATCCATATTTCTCGACTGATACAACGGCAGCGCTTCGAGCCAATGAAATCCAGGCAGATGTAATTATGAAGGCCACCAATGTTGACGGTGTCTATGATAAGGACCCGGCAAAGCACAACGATGCGGTTCGATATGACGAATTGACCTTCATGGATGCGTTGAAAAATCGACTTAACGTCATGGACTCGACCGCATTTTCAATGTGCATGGATAACGACATGCCGATTCTCGTCTTCAGCATGGCTGAAAAAAACAGTGTAATTCGAGCAACACTGGGTGAGGAAATCGGGACAATTGTCCACAATTGA
- the frr gene encoding ribosome recycling factor, which yields MEPDQVVKKARADMQKALEHTLHELNSIHTGKASPSMVESIPVNAYGSSMQMKEVAAITTPDARTIQIEPWDKGLLQEVEKGIQTANIGINPTVRGSTIFCPLPELSGDRRKDLIKISHGMGEQGRVGVRAARRDAMDAIKQLVKDKAISEDDQKRLEKEVQSETDSFVAEIEQHLKAKEAELLQV from the coding sequence ATGGAACCCGATCAAGTCGTCAAAAAAGCGCGCGCAGATATGCAAAAAGCGCTCGAACACACCCTTCACGAGCTGAATAGCATTCACACTGGTAAAGCTTCACCCAGCATGGTTGAAAGCATTCCGGTCAATGCTTACGGAAGCAGCATGCAAATGAAGGAAGTCGCTGCGATCACAACTCCTGATGCCCGGACAATCCAAATTGAGCCATGGGATAAAGGTCTACTACAGGAAGTTGAAAAAGGCATCCAGACGGCAAACATCGGAATCAATCCTACCGTTCGTGGCAGCACCATTTTCTGCCCTTTACCTGAACTCAGCGGTGATCGTCGTAAGGACTTGATTAAGATCAGTCACGGCATGGGCGAACAGGGGCGTGTCGGTGTTCGTGCAGCACGTCGCGATGCTATGGATGCGATCAAGCAACTGGTTAAGGACAAGGCAATCTCCGAAGATGACCAGAAGCGATTGGAAAAAGAAGTTCAGTCAGAAACGGATAGTTTTGTCGCTGAAATCGAACAGCATCTAAAAGCCAAGGAAGCTGAGCTTCTCCAAGTTTAG
- a CDS encoding serine protease, whose amino-acid sequence MPKTKYKGLGQVLLVLLLFSLSLGQSHAQDKPLLKGADGKFISGEILRISGSDAEVATLDGSTIRIPIEHLSEDSQKAVWAWGLAKVLPNPQMLKIQPRISRSEHGSRGYEITLTNQSPMEIPAGLEIQYGIRVDKREITVTNTRERGANGDNQSNKQRSVQILASQHEGYSLHSEKIPQGGSWSFKTHLAANPNDHPRSSPHASNYSQQTFTESSLAEIQLKLFYAGSELRHWQQYAQSDSFLEDPELSFPALDNLSSYDPRHPDYAGRRPQKTEPLPLLDLAEMNNASEPDEDGDPFASRAVPTKSVPKAPINYSALLVVEGDDGVGSGFLAEIKGRYFIVTNIHVIAGNKNVQFKTADGDEIAHPRNFFISKDRDIAIFPIEKPEEYYKTSENITDLADIGDLVTVYGNEGGASVVTRLQGAINGIGPDRIEVDAEFIPGNSGSPVIHRETGTVIGIASFLIEYDLDESGRSRERDDNDDQGNPPYSRNPEEKPPEAHQKTRRFAERLDKEKDWEQTNLATLRREAKELEAYTETVLGVMDVSIGIMQQSRIISSGKAREPIRWRIEEFHRIYDNSRQRGSEGNLRALETLKRNLISDMDSDYQRGMKNINSGYFKREMKRHRQLNEAIRDYLEGVYTY is encoded by the coding sequence ATGCCAAAAACGAAATATAAGGGGTTGGGCCAGGTACTACTTGTCCTTCTTCTTTTCAGCCTCTCTTTAGGGCAAAGCCATGCCCAGGATAAACCACTTCTGAAAGGTGCTGACGGAAAGTTCATTTCCGGCGAAATCTTGCGCATATCCGGTAGTGATGCTGAAGTGGCGACACTGGATGGCTCAACAATACGAATCCCTATCGAACACCTCTCAGAGGACAGTCAGAAAGCGGTTTGGGCCTGGGGCCTGGCTAAAGTATTACCAAATCCGCAAATGCTAAAAATTCAGCCCAGGATTTCAAGGAGTGAACATGGCAGTCGTGGTTATGAAATAACGCTCACCAACCAATCGCCCATGGAAATCCCTGCCGGGTTGGAGATTCAGTATGGCATTCGGGTTGATAAAAGAGAAATCACAGTAACCAACACACGCGAACGCGGGGCAAATGGAGATAATCAGTCCAACAAGCAACGCTCTGTCCAAATATTAGCCAGTCAGCATGAAGGCTATTCACTGCACTCAGAAAAAATACCTCAAGGCGGCTCATGGTCCTTCAAAACGCATCTCGCAGCAAATCCCAATGACCATCCAAGAAGCTCACCTCACGCCTCCAACTACTCTCAGCAGACTTTCACCGAAAGTTCGCTTGCCGAAATACAGCTCAAACTATTCTACGCCGGCTCAGAGCTCCGGCACTGGCAACAATATGCCCAGTCTGATTCCTTTCTTGAGGATCCTGAACTGAGTTTTCCAGCGCTTGATAACTTAAGTTCCTATGATCCCCGGCACCCTGATTACGCTGGACGCAGACCGCAAAAAACAGAGCCTTTGCCTCTCCTGGACCTTGCAGAGATGAACAATGCCAGTGAGCCAGATGAAGATGGCGATCCCTTTGCTTCCAGAGCAGTTCCAACCAAGAGTGTTCCTAAAGCACCGATCAACTACAGTGCATTACTGGTGGTCGAAGGAGACGATGGTGTTGGTTCCGGGTTTCTCGCAGAAATCAAGGGACGCTATTTCATTGTAACAAATATCCACGTCATTGCTGGAAACAAGAACGTCCAATTTAAAACTGCTGATGGTGACGAAATTGCTCACCCAAGGAACTTCTTTATCTCCAAAGATCGCGACATTGCGATTTTCCCAATCGAGAAACCGGAAGAATACTACAAGACTTCAGAAAACATAACCGATCTCGCTGATATTGGTGACCTGGTGACGGTATACGGCAACGAAGGCGGAGCATCAGTCGTTACACGCCTTCAAGGTGCCATCAACGGCATTGGCCCAGACCGGATTGAAGTTGATGCAGAATTTATCCCGGGAAACAGCGGGAGTCCGGTTATTCATCGTGAAACTGGCACTGTTATTGGTATTGCCAGTTTCCTGATTGAGTATGATTTGGATGAATCCGGCCGAAGTCGGGAGCGCGATGACAATGATGACCAAGGCAACCCACCATACTCTCGCAATCCGGAAGAAAAACCACCGGAGGCACATCAGAAAACTCGCCGCTTTGCAGAAAGGCTTGATAAAGAAAAGGACTGGGAGCAAACCAACCTGGCTACATTAAGAAGAGAGGCAAAAGAACTCGAAGCTTACACTGAGACGGTACTCGGCGTGATGGATGTTTCTATAGGTATCATGCAGCAAAGCCGTATCATAAGCAGTGGCAAAGCCCGTGAACCAATCCGCTGGCGAATCGAGGAATTTCACCGTATTTACGACAACAGTCGCCAAAGAGGCTCTGAAGGCAATCTTCGTGCCCTGGAAACGCTGAAACGCAACCTGATTTCCGATATGGATAGTGATTATCAGCGTGGCATGAAAAACATCAACAGTGGCTATTTTAAACGTGAAATGAAACGCCATCGCCAGCTAAATGAAGCGATCCGCGATTATCTCGAGGGCGTTTATACCTATTAA
- the sppA gene encoding signal peptide peptidase SppA, which translates to MTNNERHTARNMTIRKPRDKKPNIFLSSLLGNLAAMSIMAGLFFGGGIYLLVVLSLAAGGQEKASVPNNAVLVVDLWMNISDSPPVNDVGNIFDEAIWGPSTRNLYLLEVVDAIDRAATDDRIEALFLQGSLLPENYGSGLAALREVRDAIGRFKASGKAVYAYTTDPSLRDFYLMSTADNLTMNPFGVLGLNGLASEMMFLGNAFDKYGIGVQTTRVGKYKSAVEVFTEEKMSPANREQVAELLTDIWEQIVFDIADSRAVDPEELLELANTRGFFSAETALEMGLVDEVGYFDEVIDELETVADFDWDYDTFEQIGIATYIKSEGFRSKTDIFSSASKVAVVYAEGDIVGGEGFPDQVGGERLARELRSLRDDPDVAAIVLRVNSPGGSAVAAELIQREIVLAQNAGMPVIVSMGSLAASGGYWISASADKIYAEPTTITGSIGVWGLMFNFKDLANEHGVTFDGVKTSEFADLYTISREKTVEEMALIQEFTDFIYDEFIEKVATGRGMTLEAVQEIAQGRVWTGEQAHEIGLVDELGGLEDAISYAAKASDLGDDWMVIQVPEKRNLSEAISEFLAAPDGEAPVVSVQPSVFGSTLTRLRSELDTLRAFNDPRGIYARLPFQISF; encoded by the coding sequence ATGACTAATAACGAACGCCATACAGCAAGAAACATGACCATCCGAAAGCCGAGAGACAAAAAACCAAATATTTTTCTCAGCAGCTTGCTTGGGAACCTGGCCGCGATGTCCATTATGGCTGGTCTGTTCTTTGGAGGAGGCATCTATTTACTTGTTGTCCTCTCATTGGCAGCAGGCGGACAGGAGAAAGCCTCCGTGCCAAATAATGCTGTCCTGGTCGTTGATCTATGGATGAATATTTCCGATTCACCACCAGTAAATGATGTTGGCAATATTTTTGATGAAGCCATCTGGGGGCCCAGCACAAGAAACTTGTATCTTCTTGAGGTGGTTGACGCAATTGATCGTGCTGCAACAGATGATCGCATTGAAGCGCTTTTCCTCCAAGGCAGCCTTTTACCCGAAAACTATGGTTCCGGTCTTGCTGCCCTGCGCGAAGTGAGAGATGCGATTGGTCGTTTCAAAGCATCAGGGAAAGCAGTCTATGCATATACCACAGATCCGTCACTTCGTGACTTTTACCTGATGTCAACTGCCGACAATTTGACAATGAACCCTTTTGGTGTGCTTGGACTAAATGGTCTTGCATCAGAAATGATGTTCCTTGGAAACGCATTCGACAAGTATGGGATCGGTGTTCAGACGACGAGAGTAGGTAAGTATAAGTCAGCGGTCGAAGTCTTTACGGAAGAAAAGATGAGCCCTGCGAATCGTGAACAGGTTGCTGAACTGCTTACGGATATCTGGGAACAGATTGTTTTTGATATTGCAGACAGTCGGGCAGTCGATCCGGAAGAATTACTTGAGCTCGCCAACACAAGGGGCTTTTTCAGTGCGGAAACAGCCCTTGAAATGGGATTAGTTGATGAAGTCGGATATTTCGATGAAGTCATTGATGAACTGGAGACGGTAGCAGACTTCGATTGGGATTATGACACGTTTGAGCAGATTGGCATTGCCACTTATATCAAGTCTGAAGGGTTTCGCTCTAAAACAGATATTTTTAGTTCTGCATCGAAGGTCGCTGTCGTCTATGCCGAAGGCGATATCGTTGGTGGAGAAGGCTTCCCGGATCAGGTTGGTGGAGAGCGGCTGGCCCGTGAACTTCGTAGTTTGCGAGATGACCCTGATGTTGCAGCGATTGTTCTTCGTGTAAACAGCCCAGGCGGAAGTGCCGTGGCTGCCGAGCTGATTCAGCGCGAGATAGTTCTCGCGCAAAATGCAGGTATGCCTGTTATCGTCTCAATGGGATCTCTTGCAGCAAGTGGAGGTTATTGGATATCGGCTTCTGCTGACAAAATCTACGCTGAGCCTACAACAATCACAGGCTCAATTGGCGTTTGGGGACTGATGTTTAACTTTAAAGATTTGGCTAACGAACATGGGGTCACTTTTGATGGTGTGAAAACGTCGGAGTTTGCAGATCTCTACACGATCAGTCGTGAAAAAACGGTTGAAGAGATGGCTCTGATTCAAGAGTTCACCGATTTCATCTATGATGAGTTTATCGAGAAAGTTGCAACTGGTCGTGGGATGACACTTGAGGCAGTTCAGGAAATTGCACAGGGTAGGGTATGGACTGGAGAGCAGGCTCACGAGATTGGCCTGGTTGATGAGCTGGGTGGACTTGAAGATGCCATTAGCTATGCAGCTAAGGCCAGTGATTTAGGCGATGACTGGATGGTAATTCAAGTTCCTGAGAAACGTAACCTGAGTGAAGCGATCAGTGAATTTCTGGCAGCGCCGGATGGTGAAGCACCAGTTGTTTCTGTTCAGCCAAGTGTTTTTGGCAGCACCTTGACACGGCTACGCTCAGAACTGGATACCTTAAGAGCTTTCAATGATCCTAGAGGCATCTATGCACGTCTGCCTTTTCAAATATCGTTCTAA
- the ppk2 gene encoding polyphosphate kinase 2, with protein sequence MDDLEEEMELDLEDLFDEQVKRDGGRTDFDTEDYKRFRRFYFKELRRLQIELVRMQDWVQETGYKLAVIFEGRDAAGKGGVIKRFMQRLNPRICRTVALPAPSDREKTQWYFQRYVPHLPAGGEIVLFDRSWYNRAGVESVMGFATPEQVDQFFNDVPLFEQLLVNSGIKLVKYWFSIEDEEQEWRFQSRILDPLKQWKLSPMDLESRIRWEDYTKAKELNFQMTNFPYARWNVVQANDKKTARLNCIRHLLSQVPYKQIEHEKIVLPSRVHHEDYVRTPVPDEMKVPNYYTDI encoded by the coding sequence ATGGATGATCTGGAAGAGGAGATGGAGTTGGATCTCGAAGACCTCTTCGACGAGCAAGTCAAGCGCGATGGCGGGAGAACCGATTTTGACACAGAAGACTATAAGCGCTTTCGCCGTTTCTATTTCAAAGAGCTTCGACGACTCCAGATTGAACTCGTCAGAATGCAGGACTGGGTTCAGGAGACAGGCTATAAACTGGCAGTGATATTTGAGGGGCGCGATGCTGCTGGCAAGGGTGGGGTGATCAAGCGCTTTATGCAGCGGCTGAATCCGCGCATATGCAGAACGGTTGCCTTGCCGGCGCCAAGTGATCGTGAAAAGACACAGTGGTATTTTCAAAGATATGTGCCGCACCTTCCTGCGGGCGGCGAAATTGTTCTCTTTGATAGAAGCTGGTATAATCGCGCAGGGGTTGAGTCCGTGATGGGCTTTGCCACTCCTGAGCAGGTTGATCAGTTTTTCAATGACGTGCCCCTTTTTGAGCAATTGCTGGTCAATTCGGGGATCAAGTTGGTCAAGTATTGGTTTTCTATCGAAGACGAAGAACAGGAATGGCGTTTCCAATCCCGTATCCTTGATCCACTCAAGCAGTGGAAGTTAAGCCCGATGGATCTGGAGTCTCGAATTCGATGGGAAGACTATACGAAGGCAAAAGAACTCAATTTTCAGATGACCAACTTTCCGTATGCCCGTTGGAATGTAGTTCAGGCAAACGACAAAAAGACAGCCCGCTTGAATTGTATTCGCCATTTGCTGAGTCAGGTCCCTTATAAGCAGATTGAGCACGAGAAAATTGTTCTTCCTTCCAGGGTTCATCATGAAGATTACGTGCGTACGCCGGTTCCTGATGAGATGAAAGTCCCCAATTATTACACGGATATTTGA
- the proB gene encoding glutamate 5-kinase, protein MPPLQDAQRIVIKLGTGILTSGIGQLDTERIDEIGRQVASLKAEGKQVILVSSGAVGLGMGRLGLSEKPRRLASLQKCAAIGQSRLTETWQKAFDPHGIVVAQILLTRDDVQSRKRHLALRELLDEILSDGIIPIVNENDSVSADEIKFGDNDVLSSLVASLAKADMLCILSTANGLENRSADGSIIPIVDEITDVHMAMAGGTESATGTGGMTTKLEAAKIATKSGCGVYIGNGNIPNVIQELFSGSASGTIFLPKKLPIASRKRWLAFFQNPNGDLVIDDGAVKALCERGSSLLAKGILNLSGTFKAGETVTISAQSGTKVARGIVTFDADEIEQLRGKRTDEVKQLYPERKRAEIIHRDALVLL, encoded by the coding sequence ATGCCACCATTACAAGATGCACAGCGGATTGTCATCAAGCTGGGCACCGGTATTCTAACATCCGGCATTGGCCAACTGGATACTGAGCGGATTGATGAAATCGGTCGCCAGGTGGCTTCTCTGAAGGCCGAAGGCAAGCAAGTCATTCTCGTCAGCTCTGGTGCAGTCGGCTTGGGGATGGGGCGTTTGGGTTTATCCGAAAAACCACGTAGGCTCGCTTCATTGCAAAAGTGTGCCGCGATCGGGCAAAGTCGTTTGACCGAAACCTGGCAGAAGGCATTTGATCCGCATGGTATCGTCGTTGCCCAGATTCTACTGACACGGGATGATGTCCAGTCTCGCAAGCGCCATCTCGCTCTGAGAGAGCTGCTCGATGAAATCCTGAGCGATGGCATCATCCCAATCGTTAACGAGAACGACTCTGTCAGTGCTGACGAAATCAAATTCGGCGACAATGATGTCCTGTCCTCGTTAGTTGCGAGTTTGGCTAAAGCAGATATGCTTTGCATACTTTCAACAGCCAATGGTTTGGAGAACCGTTCAGCAGATGGAAGTATCATCCCAATTGTCGACGAGATCACCGATGTCCATATGGCAATGGCTGGTGGAACAGAAAGTGCCACTGGCACTGGTGGAATGACCACAAAGCTCGAAGCTGCAAAAATTGCTACGAAGTCTGGTTGCGGCGTATACATTGGCAACGGCAATATACCCAATGTGATACAAGAGCTATTTTCTGGATCCGCTTCCGGAACCATATTTCTTCCAAAGAAATTACCAATAGCATCGCGTAAACGATGGCTCGCATTTTTTCAAAATCCCAATGGAGACCTCGTCATTGATGACGGGGCAGTCAAGGCATTGTGTGAGCGTGGAAGTAGCCTTCTTGCAAAAGGCATTTTGAATTTAAGTGGAACTTTCAAAGCTGGCGAAACTGTCACCATTTCAGCGCAAAGCGGAACAAAGGTAGCGCGTGGCATTGTGACATTTGACGCCGATGAAATCGAACAACTTCGCGGCAAGCGAACGGACGAAGTTAAGCAGCTTTATCCTGAGAGAAAGCGCGCCGAAATTATCCATCGCGACGCACTTGTTTTGCTTTAG